The following DNA comes from Mycobacterium sp. MS1601.
AAGCACCGCGCCGTGTCGATCGAGCACGCGCGAGGCCTCCGCCCCCTGGTGGATGATCGCGCGAAACTCGCTCATGAGGTCGGCGGCGTGCAGGGCTACCTGCCCCTCGTTGTGATGGATGTCGAGGTGACCTCCCTGGGTGCGGGCTTCTGCCGAGGCCTCTGCCTCGTACACCGTGGCGCGGATGCCGTTTACGTGCAGAACCCGTGCCAGCGTGAGACCGCCCAGCCCGGCGCCGACGATCGTGATTGTTGATGGCATCGTCTCACTCCTAATTTGGAACCACATTCCAGTGATGATTTTGGAGCGCCGTTCCAGTTGTGTCAAACTGGCTTTCATGGCGACTAGGAGTCGACGAGGCCGACCGCGCGGTGACGCGCTGTCCAGGGAGCGGATTGTGGCGGCGGCCATCGAGATGCTCGACGAGGAGGGCGAGGGCGCGCTGACCTTCCGTCAGCTCACCGCTCGCCTCGGAACGGGCAGCGGCGCAATCTACTGGCACGTCGCCGACAAGGAGGAACTATTGGCGGCGGCGGCCGACGTCGTCGTCGCTCGCGCCGTGGCCGGCGCCGCCGCCGACCTGGAACCGAGGGAGAGTATCCGTGCCGTCGCCCTCGGGGTGTTCGATGCGTTCAACGCACACCCGTGGCTGGGCGCCCAGCTGGCCCGAGTGCCATGGCAACCGGCGGTGCTGCATCTCTTCGAAGGCGTCGGCTTGCCCCTGCAGGCTCTCGGAGTGCCTTACGCTGCGCAGTTCAACGCCGCTACCGCGCTCGTCAGCTACTTTGTTGCCTTGGCTGCGCAACACGCTGCGGCCACCCGGTTGCAGCTGCGCGAGACGGACCGACCGACCTTCCTGGCGGCCATCGCCGCGCAATGGTCGGCGCAGTACGACTCGAGCACCCACCCGTTCGTGCACCACCTTGCCGAACAGCTGGCCGAGCATGACGACCGTGAGCAGTTCATCGCCGGACTCGAACTCATTCTTGCGGGAATCGACACACTCCGCGAGGAGTGAAGTCGCCGCGCCAGATCAGAATGTTGAGCTCGGCCAGCACTGCTAGAGGGTCGAAATACGTTCACTGACTGCGCAACCGGGCACCGTGGATGCCGTGTGTAGCACCATTCGCACCGACTGCCGGAGAACGCGGCGAGGCAATGATTCATCCGATGCGATGTGCAGTGGCTTACTGGCAACCCGCCATATTCGATCTCGTCGTTCTCCACCCGGTCTCAAGCGATACGTCAAGGTCGGCACAGCTTCACGGGGTCGCGCTGATGGCAATCTTCGGGTAGCTCAGGGGCTTGGATGTTGTTTGCCGTCTCCGCCGATCTAACTGTCCGGCCGCCTAGAATTTGCGTTACATGTAACATGTTGGCGTGGCAGTGAGGGAAAGGGTCGGCGAGTATCGACGGCGGATGCGGGAGCGGGGCCTGCGGCCGCTGCAGGTCTGGGTGCCTGACGTGCGCACCGAGAGTTTTGCCGCCGAAGCACATCGTCAGGCTTCGTTAGTCGCACGAGCGGACGAAGGCACAGATGACCAGGACTTCATTGAGGCCATCTCGACGCCGTGGGACGAGGAGTGAACAGAGGGGAGATCTGGACCGTGGCGGGGGGCGTCTACGCGACCAAACCGCGTCCCGCGGTGATTGTTCAGGATGACCTTTTTGATGCCACGAGTTCCGTCACTGTTGCTCCCATGTCCAGCACGCTGCTGGATGCGCCTTTGATGCGCATCCGGATAGCCGGCGGAGACGGCCGGTTGTCCGGACTCGATCACGACAGTGACGTGATGATCGACAAGCTCACAACCGTCAAAAGGTCGAACGTCCACGCCCGAGTCGGTCGGCTGACAGCGGAGCAAGTCGTCGAGGTCGAGCGAGCGATGATGGCATTCCTCGGCCTTGCCCGATAGGCGAGAACCGTTGAGCAGCAGGGCAATACAGCGCACTCTACTGGCAACCGGCCATATTCGATTCCGCCGTATTCTTACCGGTGGTCTGCGCCGCCGTGCTCGTGATAAGCGGCCAGCACCTCGCCTCAGTGGGGGTTTCGGTCCTTGGCACTGATCGCCGACGTCCGCCACATCGTCGTTTCACCATATTGAGTGGACGCCATCGGACTGTGGCAGTATTTGGGCGTGCGGTAGCCCACAGTGCGCGTGTCCCAAGTTGGGAGGGTGGCGAATGCCAATTCCGAAGTCGGTGGCCCGGTTGAATCGAGTGGGCCTCAATAAAATCACCCAACGCATTGCGCCCTGGGCACCCGGGTTTGGGCTGGTGATTCACCAGGGTCGCAGCTCCGGGCGAAGCTATAAAACCCCCGTCAATGTCTTTCGGACGCCAACCGGGGTACGCATCGCCCTCACCTACGGCGCCGATAGCCAATGGGTGAAGAATGTCGTCGCGGCACAGGGTTGTACGCTGCGAACCCAGGGCCGCACGCTGACCTTATCCGAGCCGCGGATCGTCCACGACCCAGAGCGCACGAGCATCAGACCACTCGAGCGACGGGTACTGGGCATGTTGGCGGTTGACGACTTCCTCGACCTGAACGAGTGCCACGAATCAGCCGGATAACGCCGCCAGGCTCGGACGCGGGTGGCTCGATGTCGACACGTTACAGGCTTCCGATCCCCATCAAACCCCCTCATTTGCACTGCTTTTCACTTCCAGTTGCTTCGATCTGTCGTCTTCCCAGCGGCCGTGAGTTGTGCTGCTGACCACCGAGAAAGTGCCAGCAGCCCCTTTGGCCTCATCTCCGATGAATCGGCGGTCAGCGCGATCACGCTGGCTGAGCTATCCGTGCGTCCAAACGTCGCCAACGACGATGCAGAGCGCCCGCGCGTTTCAAGCCGTGGCCGCGGCGCTTCGCGCGTCGGGCCGCAAGCCGGCTGCGCGCGCCTACGTCGCAGTCATAGCGGCCGGTGCAATCGCACATGGAATGCCGCTGCACACGTGCAACCCCGCCGACTTCACGGGAATCCCGCGACTGGAACTACGACCAGTCACGCACCCACATCACCGATAGGGAAACACTGTCCGTTCCCAGTCAGCTTGGTGGTTCGCCGCAGAGAACTGCCAGCTTGAATGAGACTTGATCGTCCGTCTCACACGGACGTGGGTGTCAAAGTCTCAGATAGGTTGTCTTCCAACAGTGGTGGCCGGCAAGCAGACAGGCCACTACACCGCCCCAGCGATCGCGACGCCAGGCTTCCCGCGGCCGGTGACCGTCACGTGGATCCTGTCGGAATCGTCGGCACTTTCGTGGCCATGGTCACCACCGCTTCAGCGGCCCTGGATCAGCCGTAGGAGCTATGCCGGCGCAACCACCTGAGACTCATGCGCGACGCTGAACCCCGCTGGGGCGCAGCCACTCCCGTAGCTAGACGTAGCGGTTGCGTCCGGCGACGGCGCCGGTGGCCATCTGCACGGCGTAGACCACGAGGAACAGGCTCCACGGCACCGTCCAGCCACCGCTGACGTCGTGGAGCACGCCGAACAGCAGGGGCCCGGTACCGGCGATCAGGTAGCCCAGTCCCTGGGCCATCCCGGACAGTTGCGCAGTTTCCTCCGCGGTCCGGGCGCGCAGTGCGATCACGGCGAGAGCCAAAGCGAAGACGCTCTGCCCGATGCCGATGAGCACACTCCACAGCACCGGCTGGGCCGCCGGCGCCAGCATGACGCCGAGAATGCCCACCACTCCGAACAGGCCGAGCCCGACGATCCACTCGCTCTGACTCCCGCGGCGAGCGGCCACGGGGGCGACCACCAGCGCGATCGGCACACCGATGAGCGAGGCCAGGCCTACCAGGACACCGGCCTGCACCTTGGGCACCCCGTTGTCGATGAACACCTCGGGCAACCAACCCATCACGATGTAGGCCATGAAGGCCTGGCACCCGAAGAACACGGTGACAGTCCACGCCAGGCGGTTGCGCAGCAGCGAACGTGGCGGCTCGGCGTGTTCGATCCGTCGGACCCAGGCCGCGCCATGGCGCCGGGAGACCGGCACCCACACGGCCAGGGCGATCAGTGCCAGCGCCGCCCACACCGCCAGCGCCGGCCGCCAGCCGCCCAGCGGCCCCTCGAGACCGGGCGTGACCGCCGACCCCAAGGCCCCACCTGCTTGCAGCGCAGCGGTGTAGATACCGGTCATCAGGCCGATCCGGGCCGGGAACGACCCTTTGATCACGACGGGGATCAGCACGTTGACCAAGGCAATACCGGCACAGGCGACGAGGCTGGCGCCCAGCACCACGGTGGATCCGCCGGCGGCGCGGATGAGCAGGCCTGCCGCGATGATCAGCAGCGACAGTGACACCGTGCGCCCCAGCCCGATCCGGGCCGACAGCCGTGGGGCGGTCAGTCCGGCGGCGGCGAAACATAGCGCGGGCAAGGTGGTGAGGAGACCGGCCCAGGTGGCCGAGGCGCCAAATTCCTCGCGCATCTCACCCAGCAGTGGCGCGACGCTGGTCACCGCGGGCCGCAGGTTCAGCGCGGTGAGTACCACCGCCACCGCCAGTAGTGCACCCCCGGCGACAACCGAGACAGGCTTCTCCCGGAGATTCGACGGTGAAACGTCCTGATGATTGGATTGTTTCATCCATGTTTCGGCTCGCACGACTGCTATGGTCGCATACATCCCATGATTGGATGAAAGGACGAGCTGTGCCGTTGACCACCACGCGTCGCACCGGCCTCGTTGATCAGGTGATCGAACAACTGCGGAGCTCGGTGAACACTGGGGAGTGGCCGGTGGATGAGCGCATCCCCAACGAGTCCGTACTCGTCGAACACCTCGGGGTGGGCCGCAACACCGTCCGCGAGGCCGTCCGCGCCCTGGCTCACGCCGGGATCTTGGAAGTCCGCCAGGGCGACGGCACCTACGTGCGCGCCACCAGCGAGGTATCCGGTGCGCTCCGACGACTGTGCGGCAGCGAGCTGCGTGAGATCCTGCAGGTCCGGCGGGCCCTTGAGGTCGAAGGTGCCCGGCTGGCAGCGCTCAACCACACCGCCGACGAACTCGGTGAACTGCGCGCGCTGTTGGCCAGAAGCCAGGATTGTCTACTTTCTGGGGAGGAGGAATTCGCGCGCGCCGACGCCGACTTCCATCTCGCCGTGGTGCGGTGTTCCCACAACGCGATCCTGATCGAGCTCTACCGCGGCCTGCTGGAGACCATTGCCGCCAGCGTGGCGGCCACCACCAAGACTTTCGCCAAGGCGCTGGCCGTCGACCACAGCAACGTGGTGGCGCACATCGCCGCCGGCGACGAGCACGCAGCCGCGCAAGCGGCGGGGCGGCTCTTCGATCACCTGCTCGGCGACGCAGGCCCTTAAGGTCGCGCAGAAGTTCGACGATGTACCTCCGCTGCGCTGCGGCACCGTGTGCCCGGTTTCAGTGCACTGCCACTCCACAGGTCACGACGTCTCGGCCGCGATGAGCCGGTCCATGGTAGTGCGCAGGCAAGCACAAAGATTCGGCCGGTCGCCGAGCATGGCGAGGGTGCCGACTAGTTCGCCGACGGAGCGCCCGAGCGCCTTCAGAAGCGGTCCAACCCCGAGCTGCAAATCCACCCTGCGTTGGCAGCACGGGCCACCGAATGTCGACCGCCATCTTTATTGCGAAAGCTGCCAGGTGCAGTGAGGCCGAACAGCAGCATCGTCATCGATCGCCGAAAGCGACGGGAGGAGTTCTGGTCCGCAAGCAAGCGGCCAGGCTTTGATTCACCCGATGCAGTATGCAGTATGCAGTATCTTACTTGACATAATGTAGATTATCGGCAATACGCTACGCTGAGTTGCTTACATGAAAGAGCTCGCAACCCTTGACAATTCGGCCTGGTGGCAGGCGCAAACTCACCCGGCGCGCCCCCGGCGCGCCGACCGGTATTCGCGAATCGGTTGCAGACAAGCGTCGATGCCGGCGTACGTTTCAATCACTTAATGAATGATTGGGACGTCAGCTAAAACGTTGCGAGCTGCGACGGTGGTCTGGCGACATCTGGCCGGTGCGAGTCGCTTCGAGCCCCCTATCTGACGGCCGCCCCACACCGCGTCATTGCGTCACAGTGACGAATTGCGCTGTGCCGCAGGGATGCTCGATGAGTGCATGTGGCCGGTGGCCAGTCGCTTGAACCGAGCGGCGGGCCCGTCGCCATGGCTGAAGAGCTACCGGGGTTTCAGTTCTCAGGTCCCGCGTCGCGAAAATGTTTCGCTGCGATGATAGATGGCTGGCGGGCTCAGATGCTGGCTCGAGGGCTCGACGTCAATGCGAGCAAGCCCGCCGGTTCCCAACGCGGACCTTTCCGCACTCTGCGATTTTCGACTGCCGCGCCAACCTCGGAGCTGTCACCGTTCACCGTCTGCGTCGCCCTGGTTCTCGGCAGTCGGCCAACCGCAGGGCTCACCTACTGCGAGCACGGTAAACACCCAGTGTGCAACAACTTACAGCCATTCTGTCACTGTGACGAAACATGGGTTGCGGTTGCGCAGCTGTCTGGTCAGCCGTCCGTCACAACCCGGGGTTCATCGGTGATACACCAAACGAGCTTTACGCATATAGATCGGGGTTGGCGTGACGAAACGGTTGATCGACTGGACGATGACCTTTTGGCGGCAGCCCAGCGCGAGCTCAAGACCGCTGGCGTTTCTGACACTGTTCGGATGGCGCTGCAGCAGGCGGCGGCCACCTCGGCGCGGAGCCGCCAGGTCGCATGGTCTCCAGAACTTGATCCAGACTCACCCGGTGGGTGCCGTCGCCGCGCAGCGCCATCCGGGCTGCGTTGATGGCTTTGCCCGCTGAGATGGCATTGCGTTCGATGCAGGGCAACCTCGACCAGGCCGGCGATGGCTCCATGACGATCTCGGCGGCATTCTCGCTCTGTTGCGCTGTGTCGCCGAGGATTTCGGCCAGGCCGGCGGCGGCCATGGATGCGGCCGACCCGACCTCGGGTTACGTGCCAGCTACGACCCGGCATCACCCGAATCGCCGTGCAGTAGTCCCGAGCCACTTAGCAACAGGCCCCTACCCATTGTCGACGGTGGCGATAGCTAGTCCGAAGGCAACTACGCCATAGTTGTGACGCCTGAGACGAACTGGGCTGAGCTCTGGCTACCGGTCTTCGCTACCGTATCGTCGAGGGTGCTTCGAACATGTTTCGCAGAGCGGACTCGTCGCCCTGAATGTCGACGAGCGCTCTGACGTCTTCCAGAGACAACGCGCTCGCAGCGAGCCCCAGGACAAGATGGGCGTCGGCGGTGAGAACGGCGTCGAACTCTTGTCCGTCCGGATTGCCGACGGCGATCCCGGACTCGGTGGCCCGCAATTGGGCCGTCACGCCATCGACCACGATCCCCACCGTCGCCGGGTGCTCGGTGGGCACACGCCCTTCGAACAAGGCGGGAAGCGCCACCAAGAGCCATTCGGGGCGGAACTCGTCGTTTTCGGGTCCGCGGATCATCAATGGCGTGGACCAGCGGACCAGCGCATAGATGGGCTCGCGCAGCTGGGCGCCCCACTCAGTCAGTGCGTAGGT
Coding sequences within:
- a CDS encoding TetR/AcrR family transcriptional regulator, whose amino-acid sequence is MATRSRRGRPRGDALSRERIVAAAIEMLDEEGEGALTFRQLTARLGTGSGAIYWHVADKEELLAAAADVVVARAVAGAAADLEPRESIRAVALGVFDAFNAHPWLGAQLARVPWQPAVLHLFEGVGLPLQALGVPYAAQFNAATALVSYFVALAAQHAAATRLQLRETDRPTFLAAIAAQWSAQYDSSTHPFVHHLAEQLAEHDDREQFIAGLELILAGIDTLREE
- a CDS encoding antitoxin MazE-like protein produces the protein MAVRERVGEYRRRMRERGLRPLQVWVPDVRTESFAAEAHRQASLVARADEGTDDQDFIEAISTPWDEE
- a CDS encoding type II toxin-antitoxin system PemK/MazF family toxin; amino-acid sequence: MNRGEIWTVAGGVYATKPRPAVIVQDDLFDATSSVTVAPMSSTLLDAPLMRIRIAGGDGRLSGLDHDSDVMIDKLTTVKRSNVHARVGRLTAEQVVEVERAMMAFLGLAR
- a CDS encoding nitroreductase family deazaflavin-dependent oxidoreductase gives rise to the protein MPIPKSVARLNRVGLNKITQRIAPWAPGFGLVIHQGRSSGRSYKTPVNVFRTPTGVRIALTYGADSQWVKNVVAAQGCTLRTQGRTLTLSEPRIVHDPERTSIRPLERRVLGMLAVDDFLDLNECHESAG
- a CDS encoding CynX/NimT family MFS transporter; this translates as MKQSNHQDVSPSNLREKPVSVVAGGALLAVAVVLTALNLRPAVTSVAPLLGEMREEFGASATWAGLLTTLPALCFAAAGLTAPRLSARIGLGRTVSLSLLIIAAGLLIRAAGGSTVVLGASLVACAGIALVNVLIPVVIKGSFPARIGLMTGIYTAALQAGGALGSAVTPGLEGPLGGWRPALAVWAALALIALAVWVPVSRRHGAAWVRRIEHAEPPRSLLRNRLAWTVTVFFGCQAFMAYIVMGWLPEVFIDNGVPKVQAGVLVGLASLIGVPIALVVAPVAARRGSQSEWIVGLGLFGVVGILGVMLAPAAQPVLWSVLIGIGQSVFALALAVIALRARTAEETAQLSGMAQGLGYLIAGTGPLLFGVLHDVSGGWTVPWSLFLVVYAVQMATGAVAGRNRYV
- a CDS encoding FadR/GntR family transcriptional regulator; protein product: MPLTTTRRTGLVDQVIEQLRSSVNTGEWPVDERIPNESVLVEHLGVGRNTVREAVRALAHAGILEVRQGDGTYVRATSEVSGALRRLCGSELREILQVRRALEVEGARLAALNHTADELGELRALLARSQDCLLSGEEEFARADADFHLAVVRCSHNAILIELYRGLLETIAASVAATTKTFAKALAVDHSNVVAHIAAGDEHAAAQAAGRLFDHLLGDAGP
- a CDS encoding winged helix-turn-helix transcriptional regulator, giving the protein MSRDYGQYCGLARSLDVVGDRWNLLIVRQLLMGPARYGELRQGLSGVATNLLTDRLRDLETAGVIERQLSGDSSAITYALTEWGAQLREPIYALVRWSTPLMIRGPENDEFRPEWLLVALPALFEGRVPTEHPATVGIVVDGVTAQLRATESGIAVGNPDGQEFDAVLTADAHLVLGLAASALSLEDVRALVDIQGDESALRNMFEAPSTIR